A stretch of Desulfuromonas acetexigens DNA encodes these proteins:
- a CDS encoding cytochrome b5 domain-containing protein produces the protein MTKEELAKFDGRDGRKAYVAVNEKVYDVSESPLWQAGNHQGMHQAGADLTEELKSAPHVRAVVERFPVVGHLEEPEPPKKKKWGIF, from the coding sequence ATGACCAAGGAAGAACTGGCAAAATTCGACGGCCGCGACGGTCGCAAAGCCTATGTGGCGGTAAACGAGAAGGTCTATGACGTGAGCGAGAGCCCCCTGTGGCAAGCGGGGAATCACCAGGGGATGCACCAGGCGGGGGCGGATCTGACCGAGGAACTGAAGTCGGCGCCCCATGTGCGGGCGGTGGTGGAACGTTTTCCGGTCGTAGGCCATCTGGAAGAGCCGGAGCCGCCGAAAAAGAAGAAGTGGGGGATTTTTTAA
- a CDS encoding cytochrome C, whose translation MTRRILFALIPMLAAGALLAWAAGFDHEAHVKEYVDGGDCAACHVAGAPSIIPEIAVCLECHGQEEVGGISLPAPKTHGPLWALNHRAEAKGNAIDCNACHEQSDCLDCHKAGFSHEQGAFSNNMVNVHRSDFHVTHPIAARTDQNLCSSCHEPNYCNECHDRFQMRGSDIGSPSHRRTFDMGLDVAVGHENFTEAMCDDCHLTDSVSPSYHTWSIGHAREARRSLATCQACHPDGDVCLKCHSARGGLKINPHGNDWGDRKGSLNDASNGKTCRRCH comes from the coding sequence ATGACCCGCAGAATATTATTCGCACTGATCCCGATGCTGGCCGCCGGCGCGCTGCTGGCCTGGGCGGCGGGCTTCGACCACGAGGCTCACGTCAAGGAGTACGTCGACGGCGGTGATTGCGCGGCCTGCCACGTTGCCGGCGCGCCTTCCATCATCCCCGAAATCGCCGTCTGCCTCGAATGCCACGGGCAAGAGGAAGTCGGCGGCATCAGCTTGCCCGCGCCCAAGACCCACGGGCCGCTCTGGGCTCTCAACCACCGCGCCGAAGCCAAGGGCAACGCCATCGACTGCAATGCCTGCCACGAGCAGAGCGACTGCCTCGACTGCCACAAGGCCGGGTTCTCCCACGAGCAGGGCGCTTTCAGCAACAACATGGTCAACGTGCACCGCAGCGACTTCCACGTCACCCACCCCATCGCCGCCCGCACCGACCAGAACCTCTGCTCCAGCTGTCACGAGCCCAATTACTGCAACGAGTGCCACGACCGCTTCCAGATGCGCGGCAGCGACATCGGCAGCCCCTCGCACCGGCGCACTTTCGACATGGGTTTGGATGTTGCTGTCGGGCATGAGAACTTTACCGAAGCCATGTGTGACGATTGTCATCTGACCGATTCCGTCTCCCCTAGTTACCATACCTGGTCGATCGGGCATGCCCGCGAGGCCCGGCGTTCACTGGCGACCTGCCAGGCCTGCCATCCCGATGGTGATGTCTGTCTCAAGTGTCACAGTGCCCGCGGGGGACTGAAAATCAACCCCCATGGTAACGACTGGGGTGATCGCAAGGGCAGCCTTAATGACGCCAGCAACGGTAAGACGTGCAGAAGATGTCACTAG